One region of Cucurbita pepo subsp. pepo cultivar mu-cu-16 chromosome LG03, ASM280686v2, whole genome shotgun sequence genomic DNA includes:
- the LOC111790268 gene encoding palmitoyl-monogalactosyldiacylglycerol delta-7 desaturase, chloroplastic-like — MDASREPKRIMKPPMSSLKKKWTNIDKKVAFTLFSLHFLCIFAPFQINWGAILISFTLYIITGLFGITISYHRNLSHKSFKIPKWLEYLFAYCGVHASQGDPINWVSAHRYHHQYVDTEQDPHSPIQGFWFSHITWFLYRSNGSIIDMIGWGQKLDNACDLEKQTFYRFIRQTYILHPIALALVLYSIGGFPYFIWGTCVRTVMYSHSTYMVNSICHMWGTQPWKTNDLSKNNWLVSFLVFGEGWHNNHHAFEYSARMGIEWWEYDPGWYVIRFLEAIGVATHVKLPSQTHMQKLAKE; from the exons ATGGATGCTTCAAGAGAACCAAAGAGAATTATGAAACCTCCAATGTCatctttgaagaaaaaatggacCAACATTGACAAAAAAGTGGCCTTCACGTTGttctctttgcattttctttgcatttttgCACCGTTTCAAATAAATTGGGGTGCCATTTTGATTTCCTTTACCTTATATATTATCACCGGTCTATTTGGAATCACTATTTCGTATCATCGAAATCTTTcacacaaaagtttcaaaattccCAAATGGCTTGAATACTTGTTTGCTTACTGTGGAGTTCACGCATCTCAG ggCGATCCAATCAATTGGGTAAGCGCACATAGATATCATCATCAATACGTTGATACTGAACAAGACCCACATAGTCCAATCCAAGGATTTTGGTTTAGTCACATTACTTGGTTTCTTTACCGGAGCAACGGAAGCATAATTGACATGATTGGATGGGGTCAAAAATTGGATAATGCTTGTGATTTGGAGAAGCAAACTTTCTATAGGTTTATTCGCCAAACATATATTCTTCATCCAATTGCTCTTGCACTCGTACTCTATAGCATTGGAGGCTTTCCTTACTTCATTTGGGGAACG TGTGTGAGAACGGTAATGTATTCACACTCAACATATATGGTGAATTCAATATGTCATATGTGGGGAACACAACCATGGAAAACGAACGATTTATCGAAAAACAATTG GTTGGTAAGTTTTCTTGTATTTGGAGAAGGTTGGCACAATAACCACCATGCTTTCGAGTATTCAGCTAGGATGGGGATTGAATGGTGGGAATATGATCCTGGTTGGTATGTTATTAGGTTTCTTGAAGCCATTGGAGTGGCCACTCATGTCAAATTGCCATCTCAAACCCACATGCAAAAGTTGGCCAAGGAGTAA